In the Moraxella osloensis genome, one interval contains:
- the pdxJ gene encoding pyridoxine 5'-phosphate synthase yields the protein MTSNQPLLGVNIDHIATLRQARGVAYPDPVAGALICEQAGADGITLHLREDRRHIQDDDVYRLAKVITTRMNLEMAVTDEMVAIACDVKPAWVCFVPEKRQELTTEGGLDVIGNQHKIARAIQQLHQVGTQVSLFIDPELAQIDKSIALGADAIELHTGAYADYCLQHDQVKISYEITRIKTAVTHAHEAKASLLVNAGHGLTRDNVALIADIAGIHELNIGHAIIADSVFMGLSQAVVAMRKAFTAKA from the coding sequence ATGACCAGCAATCAACCCTTACTCGGTGTGAATATCGACCATATTGCAACCCTGCGGCAAGCGCGTGGCGTGGCGTATCCCGATCCTGTGGCAGGTGCGTTAATTTGTGAGCAGGCCGGGGCGGATGGTATCACGCTGCATTTGCGTGAAGATCGTCGTCACATTCAAGATGATGATGTTTATCGGCTTGCCAAAGTCATAACCACTCGTATGAACCTTGAAATGGCGGTCACTGACGAGATGGTTGCGATAGCCTGTGATGTTAAGCCAGCTTGGGTGTGCTTTGTCCCTGAAAAACGCCAAGAACTGACCACCGAAGGCGGGCTTGATGTGATTGGCAATCAGCACAAAATAGCCCGCGCGATTCAACAGTTACATCAAGTCGGCACTCAAGTATCACTATTCATTGATCCAGAGTTGGCGCAAATTGATAAAAGCATTGCGCTTGGGGCAGATGCCATTGAACTACACACGGGCGCCTATGCTGACTATTGTTTGCAACATGACCAAGTTAAAATTAGCTATGAAATCACCCGTATCAAAACAGCCGTGACTCATGCCCACGAGGCAAAAGCAAGTTTACTGGTCAATGCAGGGCACGGTCTTACCCGTGATAACGTTGCACTTATTGCTGATATAGCTGGCATCCATGAACTAAACATCGGTCATGCCATTATTGCAGACAGTG